In Desulfuromonadales bacterium, the genomic stretch TGTACCGCCGCAGCAAGAGCCGCCTCGACGATAGTTACGGCTACTTCCGGGGCGTGCTGATCGACATCTTCTACGACCACTTTCTGGCCAGGGACTGGCACCGCTACCACCCTCTGCCCCTCGAAGAGTTCGCCGCCCGCATCTACCGGCTGCTGGAGGAACATTTCGAGCTGCTGCCGCCCGGCCTGCAGCAGGTGGCGCCGCGTATGATCGAGCACAACTGGCTTCTCTCCTATCGCGAGGTCGAAACCATCGACCGGGTGCTGGAGCGAATCTCCGCCCGTTTGCAACGGCCCAATCCGATCGGGCAGGGAATCGCCGAACTGCATCGGCACTACGCCGGGCTGGAGACCGATTGCGACCTTTTCCTGGCCCAGGCGCAGGAATTCGCGAGAGCCTGGCTAGGAAGGGCGTCCAGGGAAGACCTTCCGGGGAAGTAAGTCAGGACTATCGACGATTGCAAGCATGCTTCCGGCCGGACACTAGATAAAATGGTCCAGCAACCGGGTGAGCTTGGTCAGGTGGCGGCGTTCCTCGTCGGAGAGAACCTCGAATACCCGCCGTGAATGTTCGTTTTCCAGTTCCCGCCGCAGAATGAGATAACGGTCGTAAGCGTTGGTTTCGACCGAGATGGCCAGCTCCAGAATGTCGCGAATCTGCCTCCCGCGGATCCAGCTGAGCGCCTTCGGCACGCTGATGCCCCCCTCCATGAGCTGTCCGGGCGGCTCGGCAGGGAGCACGCCGCGGGGGAAATCGGTACCGGCCGGCTTTCCCGCCAGCCCTTCGTAGACCGCGACGAGCGTCGCCTTGTGATGTTCCTCGGCCACCACCAGTTCCCGGAAGAGACTTGCCGCCTCGCGGTCCTGCAGCATCGCCGCAACCTCCTGATAGAAGGAGCGGGTTCCCTCCTCGAGATACCAGGCCATGGCCACCTGTTTTTCGGGGGTCCGCATCGCGGTGAAGAACGCCAGCTCCGGTTCCGGCGACCCCTCGGCCGTCAGCCCTTCCCAGGCCCGGAGCCCACCGGCCATGTTGTGCACCTCGCGGAACCCGGCGTTCTGCAGCACCACGGCGGCGGCCCGACTGCGCACCCCGGCAGTGCAGCAGGTGATGGTAAGTTTGTTCGGGTCGAGCTCACCGAGCCTTTCCTGCAGCTCATCGACCGGGATCAGCTTGGCCCCGGGCAGATGCTTTTCTTCATATTCCGAAGGGTTGCGTACATCCACCAGGTTGTATTCCTCCGGAACATGCTTTTCGAGAAAGTCCAGCACCTGA encodes the following:
- a CDS encoding ACP phosphodiesterase yields the protein MNYLVHLFLADDTPPCLLGNLMGDFVKGRLDDTFPTAIRRGIELHRQIDAFAHDNPLYRRSKSRLDDSYGYFRGVLIDIFYDHFLARDWHRYHPLPLEEFAARIYRLLEEHFELLPPGLQQVAPRMIEHNWLLSYREVETIDRVLERISARLQRPNPIGQGIAELHRHYAGLETDCDLFLAQAQEFARAWLGRASREDLPGK
- a CDS encoding rhodanese-like domain-containing protein, with the translated sequence MSFLDYFKPVSVWPADQVLDFLEKHVPEEYNLVDVRNPSEYEEKHLPGAKLIPVDELQERLGELDPNKLTITCCTAGVRSRAAAVVLQNAGFREVHNMAGGLRAWEGLTAEGSPEPELAFFTAMRTPEKQVAMAWYLEEGTRSFYQEVAAMLQDREAASLFRELVVAEEHHKATLVAVYEGLAGKPAGTDFPRGVLPAEPPGQLMEGGISVPKALSWIRGRQIRDILELAISVETNAYDRYLILRRELENEHSRRVFEVLSDEERRHLTKLTRLLDHFI